In one Komagataeibacter sp. FNDCR2 genomic region, the following are encoded:
- the panB gene encoding 3-methyl-2-oxobutanoate hydroxymethyltransferase: MGNVEQPRRRTIRDVTKGEVPGVWLTAYTAPMASMLDAHVDVLLVGDSLGMVVYGLPDTLGVSMDMMVAHGAAVVRGSRQALVVVDMPFGSYQESPAQAFRNAARIMAETGCGAVKLEGGAEMAETVGFLAQRGIPVCGHVGLMPQAVKTTGGFRTQGRDADQARKVRADAHAIAAAGAFAIVLEGTVEPVARDITTGMTVPVIGIGASPACDGQVLVVDDMLGAFGAFTPRFVRRYADVGRVIDDAAARYAEDVRTRRFPGPAECFGVRRQIEPG, encoded by the coding sequence ATGGGCAATGTGGAACAGCCCCGGCGGCGGACCATACGTGATGTCACGAAGGGTGAAGTGCCCGGTGTGTGGCTGACGGCCTATACCGCGCCCATGGCCAGCATGCTCGATGCGCATGTCGATGTCCTGCTGGTGGGGGATTCGCTGGGCATGGTGGTCTATGGCCTGCCCGATACGCTGGGCGTCAGCATGGACATGATGGTCGCCCATGGCGCCGCGGTGGTGCGCGGTTCGCGTCAGGCGCTGGTGGTGGTGGACATGCCGTTTGGTTCCTATCAGGAATCCCCCGCGCAGGCGTTCCGCAACGCCGCCCGCATCATGGCGGAAACCGGCTGTGGCGCGGTCAAGCTGGAAGGCGGCGCGGAAATGGCGGAGACGGTCGGTTTCCTTGCCCAGCGGGGCATTCCCGTGTGCGGCCATGTGGGACTCATGCCGCAGGCGGTCAAGACCACCGGGGGTTTCCGCACGCAGGGGCGCGATGCGGACCAGGCGCGCAAGGTGCGGGCGGACGCCCATGCCATCGCGGCCGCGGGCGCCTTCGCCATTGTGCTGGAGGGCACGGTGGAACCCGTCGCGCGCGATATCACGACCGGCATGACCGTGCCGGTCATCGGTATCGGCGCCTCGCCAGCCTGTGACGGGCAGGTGCTGGTGGTCGATGACATGCTGGGCGCGTTTGGGGCGTTCACCCCGCGCTTTGTCCGTCGCTACGCGGATGTGGGGCGCGTGATTGACGATGCCGCCGCCCGCTACGCGGAAGATGTGCGCACCCGCCGCTTTCCCGGCCCGGCGGAATGTTTTGGCGTGCGCCGCCAGATCGAGCCGGGATGA
- a CDS encoding AAA family ATPase, which yields MRGETRRLLEMLCMLHGSIHRGSRDAGALVRCVVQAQPDLDLPDKVLPAAPRHDGENPPTAMEWKRLGHALEEARVQHGGERGYVDTWLEELTQATGLGRVASEVLGLAMCYRLNGHFEQLWDDLCENRSRGPFLCEDIPLLHLLLGQEEDDLATALAPEGQLRMSGLMTVDEDGDITLLPRLMALMNRRANVVGDIRSLLLGQPRAATLPWEAFAHLGQQAEIAAKLLTAAIRQHSTGINILLYGPPGTGKTEFAATLARHIGAILYPVGEADSAGDEPSRHERLADLRCSTRLLRNTDSILLFDEAEDLFTSSLFDPPQSYSRVFFHRMLEQGGTPVIWTANDLNTLGPAIARRMALCIEVRQPGIGVRTRLWQDMAREEKVALAPADAADLARAIPAAPAIFRNALRSTHLAGGDSAMASMIATGLARAAAGGQMPMPAQPDVTDYDATLINADCDLQALTRRLARPGAPRAVSLLLSGPPGSGKSAYARHLAAEMDMPVLQKRASDLLDKYVGQSEQQIAAAFAEACDGGAFLIIDEADGLLGDRRTAERSWEISQVNEMLTWMEQHPLPFACTTNLVEKLDPASMRRFLFRARFGYLTHDQAEHAFRRFFGQEPPAGLRHAQTLVPSDFALVLRRARLLDENPTPGELLARLQAEIAGREGNRRIGFMS from the coding sequence GTGCGCGGCGAGACGCGCCGCCTGCTGGAAATGCTGTGTATGCTGCATGGTTCGATCCATCGGGGATCGCGTGATGCCGGGGCGCTGGTCCGCTGCGTGGTGCAGGCCCAGCCCGACCTTGACCTGCCGGACAAGGTGCTGCCCGCCGCCCCCCGGCATGATGGTGAAAACCCGCCCACGGCCATGGAATGGAAACGCCTTGGCCACGCGCTGGAAGAAGCGCGCGTGCAGCATGGGGGGGAGCGGGGCTATGTGGATACATGGCTTGAGGAACTGACCCAGGCCACGGGGCTGGGCCGCGTGGCGAGCGAGGTTCTGGGCCTGGCCATGTGCTACCGCCTGAACGGGCATTTCGAACAGTTATGGGATGACCTGTGCGAGAACCGTTCGCGCGGGCCGTTCCTGTGCGAGGACATCCCGCTGCTGCACCTGCTGCTGGGGCAGGAGGAAGACGACCTCGCCACCGCCCTCGCGCCGGAGGGGCAGTTGCGCATGAGCGGTCTCATGACCGTGGATGAGGACGGGGACATCACCCTGCTGCCCCGGCTCATGGCGCTGATGAACCGGCGCGCGAACGTGGTGGGGGACATCCGTTCGCTGCTGCTGGGCCAGCCGCGCGCGGCCACCCTGCCGTGGGAAGCCTTCGCCCATCTGGGCCAGCAGGCCGAAATCGCGGCTAAGCTGCTGACCGCCGCGATCCGCCAGCACAGCACGGGCATCAATATCCTGCTGTACGGCCCGCCCGGGACCGGCAAGACCGAGTTCGCCGCGACGCTGGCCCGCCACATCGGCGCGATCCTGTATCCGGTGGGCGAGGCCGACAGCGCGGGCGACGAACCCTCGCGCCATGAACGGCTGGCCGACCTGCGGTGCAGCACGCGCCTGCTGCGCAATACGGATTCCATTCTCCTGTTCGATGAGGCGGAGGACCTGTTCACCTCCAGCCTGTTCGACCCGCCCCAGTCCTACAGCCGGGTCTTTTTCCACCGCATGCTGGAACAGGGCGGGACACCCGTGATCTGGACGGCGAACGACCTGAACACGCTCGGCCCCGCCATCGCGCGGCGCATGGCGCTGTGTATCGAAGTCCGCCAGCCCGGCATCGGCGTACGCACGCGGCTGTGGCAGGACATGGCGCGGGAGGAAAAGGTTGCTCTGGCCCCGGCGGACGCGGCGGATCTGGCCCGCGCCATTCCGGCGGCGCCCGCCATCTTCCGCAACGCGCTGCGCTCCACCCATCTGGCGGGGGGTGATTCCGCCATGGCCAGCATGATCGCAACCGGGCTGGCCCGCGCGGCGGCGGGGGGGCAGATGCCCATGCCCGCGCAACCCGACGTGACGGATTACGACGCCACCCTGATCAACGCGGATTGCGACCTTCAGGCCCTGACCCGCCGCCTGGCCCGGCCGGGCGCGCCGCGCGCGGTCTCGCTGCTGCTGTCCGGGCCGCCGGGTTCGGGCAAGAGCGCCTATGCCCGCCATCTGGCGGCGGAAATGGACATGCCCGTCCTGCAAAAGCGCGCCTCCGACCTGCTGGACAAATACGTAGGCCAGAGCGAGCAGCAGATCGCCGCCGCCTTTGCCGAAGCGTGTGACGGCGGGGCCTTCCTGATTATCGACGAGGCCGATGGCCTGCTGGGGGACCGGCGCACTGCCGAACGGTCGTGGGAAATCAGCCAGGTCAACGAGATGCTGACATGGATGGAACAGCACCCGCTGCCCTTCGCCTGCACCACCAACCTGGTGGAGAAGCTGGACCCGGCCAGCATGCGGCGCTTCCTGTTCCGGGCGCGCTTTGGCTATCTGACCCATGACCAGGCGGAGCATGCGTTCCGCCGTTTCTTCGGGCAGGAGCCGCCCGCCGGCCTGCGGCATGCCCAGACGCTGGTGCCTTCGGACTTCGCGCTGGTGCTGCGCCGCGCGCGGCTGCTGGATGAAAACCCCACGCCCGGGGAACTGCTCGCGCGCCTTCAGGCCGAAATCGCGGGGCGTGAGGGAAACAGGCGGATCGGGTTCATGTCCTGA
- a CDS encoding phosphatase PAP2 family protein produces MRPECRAVAHGLAACVMTGLLALPVPARAHPHHHATGGAHHPVAAADIPAGPPLPDGQIFLPPPPGPDTAQRATDASIYAITRALEGTPRWQLAQADNRDTPAHMVAAFSCAVGFTLPPEHLPELVGLMTRIERRLAPVVHEQKMLWNRSRPFTEVELPLCIPLRADLKGDPSYPSFHATLGWVAGLVLSDMLPERTAWIMQRARVFGESRVVCGVQWHSDVVAGWLNGGVLYSAMEQDEGFRQDMEAARAELTALRATMAAPPATECAMEADAAAHPPQ; encoded by the coding sequence ATGCGCCCCGAATGTCGTGCCGTCGCGCATGGATTGGCCGCCTGTGTCATGACAGGGCTGCTGGCGCTGCCTGTTCCGGCCCGCGCGCATCCGCATCATCACGCCACGGGTGGCGCGCATCACCCGGTGGCGGCGGCGGACATCCCTGCCGGGCCGCCGCTGCCCGATGGACAGATCTTCCTGCCCCCACCCCCCGGCCCGGATACGGCGCAGCGCGCGACGGATGCCAGCATCTACGCCATCACCCGTGCGCTGGAGGGCACGCCCCGGTGGCAACTGGCGCAGGCCGATAACCGTGATACGCCCGCCCATATGGTCGCCGCCTTTTCCTGTGCCGTGGGCTTTACCCTGCCGCCGGAGCATCTGCCCGAACTGGTCGGCCTGATGACACGGATCGAACGGCGTCTCGCGCCCGTCGTGCATGAACAGAAAATGCTCTGGAACCGCTCCCGCCCGTTTACCGAGGTCGAACTACCACTGTGCATTCCGCTGCGCGCCGACCTGAAGGGGGATCCGTCCTATCCCTCCTTTCACGCGACGCTGGGCTGGGTTGCGGGGCTGGTGCTGTCCGACATGCTGCCGGAACGCACGGCATGGATCATGCAGCGCGCCCGTGTGTTCGGCGAAAGCCGGGTCGTGTGTGGCGTGCAGTGGCACAGTGATGTCGTGGCGGGCTGGCTCAATGGCGGCGTGCTGTATTCAGCCATGGAACAGGATGAGGGCTTCCGGCAGGACATGGAGGCCGCCCGGGCGGAGCTTACGGCCCTGCGCGCCACCATGGCCGCGCCCCCCGCCACCGAATGCGCGATGGAGGCGGACGCCGCCGCCCACCCGCCCCAATGA
- a CDS encoding TrbI/VirB10 family protein has translation MRARPFLAGVVLATGAGVAALGAGGPARADDAAHITLKCPGGTVMVDGQGQASCAPTAAPPAPAPPPAADSVEIAAMKRRLGHDFVFATPVADTTPAAPASTAPAVTKSDNPLQTRLEPDSMAPAVASMMHDQNLTVGKGTLIPCGTINEINTTLPGMVSCRVSHDVYSINGKVRLIDKGALAEGEVTSALQYGQKRIFVNWLRLRNPEGVTIDLLSPGTTPLGGSGIKGKVNTHFWARFGDAIMVSIITNIGQMMVQAITNLASKPGTTSISTTSSDTDSVAGQVEKIILTQTSNVPPSLYVQQGNIVQIYVARDLSFSSVYTLTDR, from the coding sequence ATGCGCGCGCGCCCTTTTCTGGCCGGGGTCGTGCTGGCCACGGGCGCGGGGGTGGCGGCCCTGGGCGCGGGTGGCCCCGCGCGCGCGGATGACGCGGCCCATATCACGCTCAAATGTCCCGGCGGCACGGTCATGGTGGATGGGCAGGGACAGGCATCCTGCGCACCCACCGCCGCCCCGCCCGCACCCGCGCCGCCGCCCGCCGCCGATAGCGTGGAAATTGCCGCGATGAAGCGCAGGCTGGGCCATGATTTCGTGTTCGCGACCCCGGTGGCCGACACGACCCCCGCCGCCCCGGCGTCCACGGCGCCTGCTGTTACCAAGTCCGATAACCCCCTGCAGACCCGCCTTGAGCCGGACAGCATGGCCCCCGCGGTAGCCAGCATGATGCATGACCAGAACCTGACGGTCGGCAAGGGCACCCTGATTCCATGCGGCACGATAAACGAGATCAATACCACCCTGCCCGGCATGGTGAGCTGCCGGGTCAGCCATGATGTCTATTCCATCAATGGCAAGGTCCGGCTGATCGACAAGGGTGCGCTGGCGGAAGGAGAGGTGACATCGGCCCTGCAATACGGCCAGAAGCGGATTTTCGTGAACTGGCTGCGCCTGCGCAACCCCGAAGGGGTCACCATCGACCTGCTCAGCCCCGGCACCACGCCGCTGGGCGGCAGCGGGATCAAGGGCAAGGTCAACACCCATTTCTGGGCCCGGTTCGGGGATGCGATCATGGTGTCGATCATTACCAATATCGGCCAGATGATGGTGCAGGCCATTACCAACCTTGCCTCCAAACCCGGTACGACCAGCATTTCCACCACCAGCAGCGATACGGATTCGGTTGCCGGGCAGGTGGAAAAAATCATTCTGACCCAGACCAGCAACGTGCCCCCCAGCCTGTATGTGCAGCAGGGTAATATCGTGCAGATATATGTTGCGCGGGATCTGAGCTTCAGCAGTGTCTATACGCTGACCGACCGGTAG
- a CDS encoding TrbG/VirB9 family P-type conjugative transfer protein, producing MMATDRPGTRGGMMVGGLLAGLAVAGLCPQGAGATGVKSTSPYDYRIKSVVYNPRDTVEVEGVVGIATDITLSPDEHYVTHAFGEEGGWSFACRENHCFIRPKAQESDTNLTIVTDRHVYHILLHYVGGREEKGADGHMRTAFAATPWALAQATVELTYLYPDEEDSRKAAAAHASHIQAELADVYGNGPHNTAYRRSDGEKDRAIAPLNVWDDYRFTYFRFPENGVLPTLYVMNESGQEMVVNAVVLGHDHNILAAQTTAREWRIRYGALVIGVVNDAYNPSLGSTANGTISPLVRRVARDRDGDS from the coding sequence ATGATGGCGACCGATCGGCCCGGCACGCGTGGCGGCATGATGGTGGGGGGCCTGCTGGCCGGGCTGGCGGTCGCGGGCCTGTGCCCGCAGGGCGCGGGGGCGACGGGCGTCAAGAGTACCTCTCCCTACGATTACCGCATCAAGTCGGTTGTCTATAACCCGCGCGACACGGTGGAGGTCGAGGGCGTGGTCGGGATCGCGACCGACATCACCCTCTCGCCCGATGAGCATTACGTCACCCATGCCTTTGGTGAGGAAGGCGGCTGGTCCTTCGCCTGCCGTGAAAACCACTGCTTCATCCGCCCCAAGGCGCAGGAGAGCGACACCAACCTGACCATCGTGACCGATCGGCACGTCTATCACATCCTGCTGCATTATGTGGGCGGGCGTGAGGAAAAGGGCGCCGATGGCCATATGCGCACCGCTTTCGCCGCCACGCCGTGGGCGCTGGCGCAGGCCACGGTGGAGCTGACCTATCTCTACCCTGACGAGGAGGACAGCCGCAAAGCCGCCGCCGCCCATGCCAGCCACATCCAGGCCGAACTGGCGGATGTATATGGCAACGGCCCGCATAATACGGCCTACCGGCGTTCGGACGGGGAAAAGGACCGTGCCATCGCTCCGCTGAATGTATGGGACGATTACCGTTTCACCTATTTCCGCTTTCCTGAAAACGGGGTGCTGCCCACCCTGTACGTCATGAACGAAAGTGGTCAGGAAATGGTGGTGAACGCGGTTGTCCTGGGGCATGACCACAACATCCTGGCCGCCCAGACCACCGCGCGGGAATGGCGCATCCGCTATGGCGCGCTTGTCATCGGCGTGGTGAATGATGCGTATAATCCCTCGCTCGGCAGTACGGCGAACGGGACCATCTCGCCCCTGGTCAGGCGCGTCGCGCGTGATCGCGACGGGGATTCGTGA
- a CDS encoding lytic transglycosylase domain-containing protein gives MLCKSGKEKPHYLRIVVLMAFLVAGPARGAQAEALATLAHRCAPDMSPHTVALMVRRESAGVPWAIHVNGPYRLPRPPASTAEAMATARWLAGHGYDFDLGLLQVNSRNAARFGLAPARMLEPCLNLHVASSILHECYLAALPHFPDTQERLRHALSCYNTGNGERGLRNGYVAGLLTLAARQASVPETLMIPTLEAPPATDASPSTPTPPPPAPSDGPQDSPRGQDAFTHAPDDVFTPRPDAPQPVR, from the coding sequence ATGCTTTGCAAGTCCGGGAAGGAAAAACCGCACTACCTCCGTATCGTCGTGCTCATGGCGTTCCTGGTCGCGGGACCGGCGCGCGGCGCGCAGGCCGAAGCGCTTGCGACGCTCGCCCACCGCTGCGCACCCGACATGTCGCCCCATACGGTCGCACTCATGGTGCGCCGGGAATCCGCGGGCGTGCCGTGGGCCATTCATGTCAATGGTCCCTACCGGCTGCCCCGCCCGCCCGCCAGCACGGCGGAAGCCATGGCCACGGCGCGCTGGCTCGCGGGGCATGGGTATGATTTCGATCTCGGGCTGCTTCAGGTCAACAGCCGCAACGCGGCCCGGTTCGGCCTCGCCCCGGCCCGCATGCTGGAGCCCTGCCTGAACCTGCATGTGGCAAGCAGCATCCTGCATGAATGCTATCTCGCGGCCCTTCCCCATTTTCCCGACACGCAGGAACGCCTGCGCCATGCGCTGAGCTGCTACAATACCGGCAACGGAGAGCGCGGGCTGCGCAACGGCTATGTGGCCGGTCTGCTCACCCTTGCGGCACGGCAGGCCAGCGTGCCGGAAACGCTGATGATCCCCACCCTTGAAGCCCCGCCGGCCACGGATGCCAGCCCTTCCACCCCCACGCCGCCCCCGCCCGCCCCCAGCGATGGCCCGCAGGACAGCCCCCGTGGGCAGGACGCCTTTACCCACGCACCCGATGACGTGTTCACGCCCCGCCCCGACGCCCCGCAACCCGTGCGCTAG
- a CDS encoding DUF1269 domain-containing protein: MSDLIVVGFDSPDEATAALTECKKLEKEYLLDLEDAVVVVRGADGKLHLQQSVNLEKVGASYGLFSGGFWGALVGLLCLNPLAGFIAGSVVGAGAGAIAGKMSDYGIDDSFIKSLGSTIPVNTSALFILVRKSQPDKVLADLRQFRGHARLLQTSLSPENESKLRAALGQMAAPAPAA; this comes from the coding sequence ATGTCCGATCTGATTGTCGTCGGCTTTGACAGCCCGGATGAAGCCACGGCGGCCCTGACCGAATGCAAGAAGCTGGAAAAGGAATACCTGCTGGACCTGGAGGACGCGGTTGTCGTGGTCCGTGGCGCGGATGGCAAGCTGCACCTGCAACAGAGTGTGAACCTTGAAAAGGTCGGGGCCTCCTACGGGCTGTTTTCCGGCGGTTTCTGGGGCGCGCTGGTGGGGCTGCTGTGCCTGAACCCGCTGGCCGGCTTTATCGCGGGCAGCGTTGTCGGCGCCGGTGCGGGCGCCATTGCGGGCAAGATGTCCGATTACGGAATTGATGACAGTTTCATCAAGTCGCTCGGCTCCACCATTCCGGTCAACACCTCCGCGCTGTTCATACTGGTGCGCAAGTCACAGCCGGACAAGGTGCTGGCGGACCTGCGGCAGTTCAGGGGCCATGCCCGCTTGCTGCAGACCTCGCTCTCGCCCGAAAACGAGAGCAAGCTGCGCGCCGCACTGGGCCAGATGGCCGCCCCGGCGCCCGCGGCCTGA
- a CDS encoding major royal jelly family protein — translation MIRSRWRLRGAVLLATMLALPPFMRPARAHPELHTAWTSARVLNAVTVADNGRVFVSFPYWGGGGGAGPTVAEIDRNGQPHAFPDARWNHPDGTKGDLQPFVRVNAIRMGPDGLLWVVDSGDANVGGAPSPASGPPARLLAFDIATGGVVHAVSLHASSTPHSYMDDIRFHGNTVFVTDAGDPALVVVNLQTGQQRRVLSHDRSTTDERPMYAEGRLLRTHDQPVRIHADQLEVSPDGQKLYFQPSSGPMWVAPTAALENPALSPADLSRSVSLFYDTPTTGGTAIDGDGNLYVSDVDKLRILRITPQGKATTLIRDKRLVWADAMWIDTHGTLWIPAVQLNRTATFQPDGVSRLHLPVAIYTMDLHLKPVR, via the coding sequence ATGATCCGTTCCCGCTGGCGCCTGCGTGGCGCGGTTCTCCTGGCCACGATGCTGGCCCTTCCCCCGTTCATGCGGCCCGCACGGGCACATCCGGAACTCCACACGGCATGGACATCCGCGCGCGTGCTCAACGCCGTGACCGTGGCGGATAACGGGCGGGTCTTCGTCTCCTTTCCCTATTGGGGCGGAGGGGGCGGCGCCGGGCCGACGGTGGCCGAGATCGACCGCAATGGCCAGCCACATGCCTTCCCCGATGCCCGCTGGAACCATCCCGATGGCACAAAGGGCGACCTGCAACCCTTCGTACGGGTCAACGCGATCCGCATGGGGCCGGACGGCCTGCTGTGGGTGGTTGATTCGGGCGATGCGAATGTAGGCGGCGCGCCCAGCCCGGCATCCGGCCCGCCCGCCCGCCTGCTGGCGTTCGATATTGCGACGGGCGGCGTGGTGCATGCCGTGTCGCTGCATGCGAGCAGCACGCCCCACAGCTACATGGATGACATCCGCTTCCATGGTAATACGGTTTTCGTAACCGATGCGGGGGATCCGGCGCTGGTCGTGGTCAACCTCCAGACCGGCCAGCAGCGGCGTGTCCTGTCCCATGACCGCTCCACGACCGATGAGCGCCCGATGTATGCCGAAGGGCGGCTGCTGCGCACGCATGACCAGCCGGTACGCATCCATGCCGACCAGCTCGAGGTCTCGCCCGACGGGCAGAAACTCTATTTCCAGCCCAGCTCCGGCCCGATGTGGGTCGCTCCCACCGCCGCGCTGGAAAACCCGGCCCTGTCCCCCGCCGACCTGTCGCGCAGCGTAAGCCTGTTTTATGACACGCCCACCACCGGCGGCACCGCCATTGACGGGGATGGCAACCTGTATGTGTCGGATGTCGACAAACTGCGCATCCTGCGCATCACACCACAGGGAAAGGCCACCACGCTGATCCGTGACAAAAGGCTGGTCTGGGCCGACGCCATGTGGATCGACACGCACGGCACGTTATGGATACCGGCCGTGCAACTGAACCGGACGGCCACGTTCCAGCCCGATGGCGTATCGCGCCTGCACCTGCCGGTGGCGATCTATACCATGGACCTGCATCTCAAACCCGTGCGCTAG
- the petA gene encoding ubiquinol-cytochrome c reductase iron-sulfur subunit, with product MENGSDTQPTPGGRRNFLGLVTAATAAAGAGACLWPFLQSLAPRDSAAAHLPVDVDISTLPPGQQIVVTWQGKPVFITHRTPEALAALRDAALTDRLRDGGSRDLQQPPYAANWHRSVDPRYGVVVGVCTHLGCVPAYRPLPQGQGEGNWPGGYACPCHGSRFDLAGRVFRGAPAPYNLPVPPYSMPTPTLIRLGENPAGQDFDFSTILQL from the coding sequence ATGGAAAACGGATCGGATACACAGCCAACACCCGGTGGACGTCGGAATTTCCTTGGGCTTGTCACCGCCGCCACGGCGGCTGCGGGGGCAGGGGCGTGCCTGTGGCCTTTCCTGCAAAGCCTCGCCCCACGTGACAGCGCGGCGGCGCACCTGCCGGTTGATGTGGACATCTCCACCCTGCCGCCGGGCCAGCAGATCGTGGTGACATGGCAGGGTAAGCCGGTCTTCATCACCCACCGCACCCCCGAAGCCCTGGCCGCGTTGCGCGATGCCGCCCTGACCGACCGGCTGCGTGATGGCGGGTCGCGCGATCTCCAGCAGCCGCCCTATGCGGCGAACTGGCATCGTTCGGTCGACCCCCGTTACGGTGTGGTGGTGGGTGTATGCACGCATCTGGGCTGCGTGCCCGCCTATCGCCCGCTACCCCAGGGGCAGGGGGAAGGGAACTGGCCGGGTGGGTACGCCTGCCCCTGTCATGGATCCCGGTTCGATCTGGCGGGGCGGGTTTTCCGGGGCGCGCCCGCACCGTACAACCTGCCGGTGCCCCCCTATAGCATGCCCACGCCCACCCTTATCCGGCTGGGGGAGAACCCGGCGGGGCAGGATTTTGATTTTTCGACCATTCTCCAGCTTTGA
- a CDS encoding YqaE/Pmp3 family membrane protein, which translates to MRLILALLLPWLQFFTIGRPFAGIICLVLQLTVIGWVPAAIWSVYALSQYSTDRKLARMNRS; encoded by the coding sequence ATGCGTCTTATCCTCGCCCTGCTGTTACCGTGGTTGCAATTCTTTACAATTGGCCGTCCCTTCGCGGGAATCATCTGTCTTGTCCTGCAGCTTACGGTCATTGGCTGGGTACCTGCGGCGATCTGGTCCGTCTATGCCCTGAGCCAGTACAGCACCGACCGCAAACTTGCCCGCATGAACCGTTCCTGA
- the grxB gene encoding glutaredoxin 2: MKLYTYDHCPFCVKARMIFGLKHIPVTNVVLLNDDSETPIRMVGRKLVPILEHEGRFMPESMDIVAYVDAMDGHPVLTGPTRPEISRWLTAEQPAYIPLILPRFGGAPLPEFATTVARLYFIRNKEDMVGPFNERLAESPALRARVNAGLAQLAGLIVGPAAVNGVLSTDDIHLFAYLRSLTIVAELEWPEAVRAYCAHMSQASGIALLDGIAA; the protein is encoded by the coding sequence ATGAAGCTCTATACCTACGACCACTGCCCCTTCTGCGTGAAGGCGCGGATGATTTTTGGCCTCAAGCACATCCCCGTCACCAACGTCGTGCTGCTTAACGACGATAGCGAAACCCCGATCCGCATGGTCGGGCGCAAGCTGGTGCCCATATTGGAGCATGAAGGCCGGTTCATGCCCGAAAGCATGGATATCGTCGCCTATGTGGACGCCATGGACGGCCACCCGGTGCTGACAGGGCCGACGCGCCCTGAAATCAGCCGGTGGCTGACAGCGGAGCAGCCCGCGTACATTCCCCTCATCCTGCCCCGCTTCGGGGGCGCGCCCCTGCCGGAATTCGCGACAACGGTCGCCCGCCTGTATTTCATACGCAACAAGGAAGACATGGTGGGGCCGTTCAATGAGCGCCTGGCCGAAAGTCCCGCGCTCCGCGCCCGTGTCAATGCCGGCCTTGCCCAGTTGGCGGGCCTGATCGTGGGGCCCGCAGCCGTTAACGGTGTCCTTTCAACGGATGATATCCATCTGTTCGCCTATCTGCGCAGCCTGACGATCGTGGCGGAACTGGAATGGCCCGAGGCCGTCCGGGCTTATTGCGCGCACATGTCACAGGCCAGCGGAATCGCGCTGCTGGACGGCATCGCGGCCTGA
- a CDS encoding SDR family NAD(P)-dependent oxidoreductase, whose product MNSVNSSLPPQSPGVIIVTGGSRGIGHAISALLARQGHAVAINYATNAAPAEELASTITAQGGRALAVRADISRPEDIRTLFTRAAELGPLAGLVNNAGITGAKVRIDEQTAETLAAVFDINIRATMLASGEAVRRMSTRHGGKGGVIVNLSSVAARLGGLPGLVPYAATKAAVETFTRGLANEVAREGIRVNAVAPGLTATDMVPPEIEKLAETVVPMGRVGHVDEIAQAVAFLISPASSYMTGSVMTVSGGR is encoded by the coding sequence ATGAACAGCGTCAATTCCTCCCTTCCCCCGCAATCCCCCGGTGTCATCATCGTAACGGGCGGCAGCCGGGGCATCGGCCATGCGATCAGCGCCCTGCTGGCCCGGCAGGGTCATGCCGTCGCCATCAATTACGCCACCAACGCCGCCCCGGCGGAGGAACTGGCCAGCACCATTACCGCGCAGGGCGGCCGGGCACTGGCGGTCCGGGCCGATATTTCCAGACCCGAGGACATCCGCACCCTGTTCACCCGCGCGGCGGAACTCGGCCCGCTTGCCGGACTGGTCAACAACGCGGGCATTACCGGCGCCAAGGTCCGTATCGATGAACAGACCGCCGAGACACTGGCGGCGGTGTTCGACATCAATATCCGCGCCACCATGCTCGCATCGGGTGAGGCCGTGCGCCGCATGTCCACCCGCCATGGCGGAAAGGGCGGCGTTATCGTGAACCTGTCCTCCGTTGCGGCGCGGCTGGGCGGACTACCCGGCCTTGTGCCCTATGCCGCCACCAAGGCGGCGGTCGAGACCTTTACCCGTGGCCTCGCCAACGAGGTGGCGCGCGAGGGCATACGGGTCAACGCCGTGGCCCCGGGCCTGACCGCCACGGACATGGTTCCCCCCGAGATAGAAAAGCTGGCGGAAACCGTGGTTCCCATGGGCCGCGTCGGTCACGTGGACGAGATCGCGCAGGCCGTGGCCTTCCTGATCTCCCCCGCATCGTCCTATATGACAGGCAGCGTGATGACAGTGTCTGGCGGTCGCTAG